The following proteins are encoded in a genomic region of Anguilla anguilla isolate fAngAng1 chromosome 15, fAngAng1.pri, whole genome shotgun sequence:
- the LOC118213745 gene encoding paraspeckle component 1-like isoform X1, whose translation MTNMANRNLKQVNIHNSAPSPRPHSTSRNSESPAAEQGPKMEGPTTSTTDSISDSGAGEPLEMTLDLKGFRKPGEKTFTQRCRLFVGNLPTDLTGEDFKKLFSKYGEANEVFINRDRGFGFIRLETRMLAEIAKAELDGTVMRNRPIRIRFATHGSALTVRNLSQTVSNELLEQAFSQFGPVERAIVVVDDRGRPTGKGFVEFASKPAARKALERCGDGALLLTTSPRPAIVEPTEQFDDEDGLPEKLLQKSAQYHKEREQPPRFAQPGTFEFEYSSRWKALDEMEKQQRDQVDRNIREAKEKLEAEMEAARHEHQLMMMRQDLMRRQEELRRLEELRNQELQKRKHIEMRHEEERRRREEEMMRHREQEEMRRQPDGYKPNYMDSREQDMRMGDIGPRGAINMGDAYNPATAGGNQGQPQMMGMSMTNRGGAMGPEGAAGMGTPMMPDNGAMRSDRFPQSGGPPPLGSPMSGRPGLEAQQQQQQQQQQQQQQQQQQPPPPQQPQQQPQPPMVGAVPVGVGGGGPGGFGRGSPVGAAYDGPSNKLRRY comes from the exons ATGACTAACATGGCTAACCGAAATCTTAAACAGGTTAATATACACAACAGCGCTCCGTCACCCAGACCCCATAGCACCAGTCGCAATTCGGAGTCGCCTGCCGCCGAACAAGGGCCAAAGATGGAGGGACCAACAACGTCAACTACCGATTCCATTTCTGACTCTGGCGCTGGTGAGCCACTGGAGATGACTCTTGACTTAAAAGGCTTCAGGAAACCAGGAGAGAAAACGTTTACTCAGCGCTGCAGGTTGTTTGTGGGTAATCTCCCAACTGACTTGACGGGGGAGGATTTCAAAAAGCTCTTTTCAAAATATGGAGAAGCCAACGAAGTGTTCATCAACAGAGACCGGGGATTCGGATTCATCCGGCTg GAAACCAGGATGCTGGCGGAGATCGCGAAAGCTGAGCTGGACGGAACCGTCATGAGGAACCGTCCAATCCGGATCCGCTTCGCCACCCACGGTTCAGCGCTGACGGTGCGCAATCTTTCCCAGACGGTGTCCAACGAGCTTCTGGAGCAGGCTTTCTCCCAGTTTGGACCCGTGGAAAGGGCCATTGTCGTGGTTGATGACCGTGGCAGACCGACTGGCAAAGGATTCGTGGAGTTTGCTTCAAAACCTGCTGCCCGCAAGGCCTTGGAGCGCTGTGGGGATGGGGCCCTTCTGCTGACAAC GTCACCCCGTCCTGCTATTGTTGAGCCAACAGAGCAGTTTGATGATGAAGACGGCCTACCCGAAAAGTTGCTGCAGAAATCTGCACAATATCACAA ggagagggagcagcccCCACGCTTTGCCCAGCCGGGCACCTTTGAGTTTGAGTACTCCTCTCGCTGGAAGGCCCTGGATGAGATGGAGAAGCAGCAGCGCGATCAGGTGGACCGGAACATCCGCGAGGCCAAGGAGAAACTGGAGGCCGAGATGGAGGCCGCACGACACGAGCATCAGCTCATGATGATGAGACAAG ATCTAATGAGGCGTCAGGAGGAGCTGAGACGTTTGGAAGAGCTGAGGAACCAGGAGCTTCAGAAGCGGAAGCACATAGAAATGAG GCacgaggaggagaggaggaggcgggaggAGGAAATGATGCGCCATCGGGAGCAGGAGGAGATGAGACGGCAACCGGACGGGTACAAGCCTAACTACATGGACAGC AGAGAGCAGGATATGAGAATGGGTGATATTGGTCCACGTGGAGCGATAAATATGGGAG ATGCGTATAACCCAGCCACTGCTGGCGGTAACCAGGGGCAACCTCAAATGATGGGCATGAGCATGACCAACCGTGGTGGAGCCATGGGGCCCGAGGGAGCGGCTGGCATGGGGACGCCAATGATGCCGGATAACGGAGCCATG CGCAGTGATAGATTCCCCCAGAGCGGTGGCCCCCCTCCTCTGGGCTCTCCCATGAGCGGCCGACCCGGACTGgaggcccagcagcagcagcagcagcagcagcagcaacaacagcagcagcagcagcagcagccgccgccgccgcagcagCCACAGCAGCAGCCACAGCCGCCCATGGTGGGGGCGGTTCCTGTGGGGGTGGGCGGCGGCGGGCCCGGGGGTTTTGGGAGAGGCAGCCCAGTCGGGGCCGCCTATGACGGACCCAGCAACAAACTTCGCAGATACTGA
- the LOC118213745 gene encoding paraspeckle component 1-like isoform X2 has translation MTNMANRNLKQVNIHNSAPSPRPHSTSRNSESPAAEQGPKMEGPTTSTTDSISDSGAGEPLEMTLDLKGFRKPGEKTFTQRCRLFVGNLPTDLTGEDFKKLFSKYGEANEVFINRDRGFGFIRLETRMLAEIAKAELDGTVMRNRPIRIRFATHGSALTVRNLSQTVSNELLEQAFSQFGPVERAIVVVDDRGRPTGKGFVEFASKPAARKALERCGDGALLLTTSPRPAIVEPTEQFDDEDGLPEKLLQKSAQYHKEREQPPRFAQPGTFEFEYSSRWKALDEMEKQQRDQVDRNIREAKEKLEAEMEAARHEHQLMMMRQDLMRRQEELRRLEELRNQELQKRKHIEMRHEEERRRREEEMMRHREQEEMRRQPDGYKPNYMDSRSDRFPQSGGPPPLGSPMSGRPGLEAQQQQQQQQQQQQQQQQQQPPPPQQPQQQPQPPMVGAVPVGVGGGGPGGFGRGSPVGAAYDGPSNKLRRY, from the exons ATGACTAACATGGCTAACCGAAATCTTAAACAGGTTAATATACACAACAGCGCTCCGTCACCCAGACCCCATAGCACCAGTCGCAATTCGGAGTCGCCTGCCGCCGAACAAGGGCCAAAGATGGAGGGACCAACAACGTCAACTACCGATTCCATTTCTGACTCTGGCGCTGGTGAGCCACTGGAGATGACTCTTGACTTAAAAGGCTTCAGGAAACCAGGAGAGAAAACGTTTACTCAGCGCTGCAGGTTGTTTGTGGGTAATCTCCCAACTGACTTGACGGGGGAGGATTTCAAAAAGCTCTTTTCAAAATATGGAGAAGCCAACGAAGTGTTCATCAACAGAGACCGGGGATTCGGATTCATCCGGCTg GAAACCAGGATGCTGGCGGAGATCGCGAAAGCTGAGCTGGACGGAACCGTCATGAGGAACCGTCCAATCCGGATCCGCTTCGCCACCCACGGTTCAGCGCTGACGGTGCGCAATCTTTCCCAGACGGTGTCCAACGAGCTTCTGGAGCAGGCTTTCTCCCAGTTTGGACCCGTGGAAAGGGCCATTGTCGTGGTTGATGACCGTGGCAGACCGACTGGCAAAGGATTCGTGGAGTTTGCTTCAAAACCTGCTGCCCGCAAGGCCTTGGAGCGCTGTGGGGATGGGGCCCTTCTGCTGACAAC GTCACCCCGTCCTGCTATTGTTGAGCCAACAGAGCAGTTTGATGATGAAGACGGCCTACCCGAAAAGTTGCTGCAGAAATCTGCACAATATCACAA ggagagggagcagcccCCACGCTTTGCCCAGCCGGGCACCTTTGAGTTTGAGTACTCCTCTCGCTGGAAGGCCCTGGATGAGATGGAGAAGCAGCAGCGCGATCAGGTGGACCGGAACATCCGCGAGGCCAAGGAGAAACTGGAGGCCGAGATGGAGGCCGCACGACACGAGCATCAGCTCATGATGATGAGACAAG ATCTAATGAGGCGTCAGGAGGAGCTGAGACGTTTGGAAGAGCTGAGGAACCAGGAGCTTCAGAAGCGGAAGCACATAGAAATGAG GCacgaggaggagaggaggaggcgggaggAGGAAATGATGCGCCATCGGGAGCAGGAGGAGATGAGACGGCAACCGGACGGGTACAAGCCTAACTACATGGACAGC CGCAGTGATAGATTCCCCCAGAGCGGTGGCCCCCCTCCTCTGGGCTCTCCCATGAGCGGCCGACCCGGACTGgaggcccagcagcagcagcagcagcagcagcagcaacaacagcagcagcagcagcagcagccgccgccgccgcagcagCCACAGCAGCAGCCACAGCCGCCCATGGTGGGGGCGGTTCCTGTGGGGGTGGGCGGCGGCGGGCCCGGGGGTTTTGGGAGAGGCAGCCCAGTCGGGGCCGCCTATGACGGACCCAGCAACAAACTTCGCAGATACTGA
- the LOC118213745 gene encoding paraspeckle component 1-like isoform X5, with protein sequence MTNMANRNLKQVNIHNSAPSPRPHSTSRNSESPAAEQGPKMEGPTTSTTDSISDSGAGEPLEMTLDLKGFRKPGEKTFTQRCRLFVGNLPTDLTGEDFKKLFSKYGEANEVFINRDRGFGFIRLETRMLAEIAKAELDGTVMRNRPIRIRFATHGSALTVRNLSQTVSNELLEQAFSQFGPVERAIVVVDDRGRPTGKGFVEFASKPAARKALERCGDGALLLTTSPRPAIVEPTEQFDDEDGLPEKLLQKSAQYHKEREQPPRFAQPGTFEFEYSSRWKALDEMEKQQRDQVDRNIREAKEKLEAEMEAARHEHQLMMMRQDLMRRQEELRRLEELRNQELQKRKHIEMRHEEERRRREEEMMRHREQEEMRRQPDGYKPNYMDSVFSGMMRTAAMLPVLLQMSGEDPDLSLRVQSLHFSH encoded by the exons ATGACTAACATGGCTAACCGAAATCTTAAACAGGTTAATATACACAACAGCGCTCCGTCACCCAGACCCCATAGCACCAGTCGCAATTCGGAGTCGCCTGCCGCCGAACAAGGGCCAAAGATGGAGGGACCAACAACGTCAACTACCGATTCCATTTCTGACTCTGGCGCTGGTGAGCCACTGGAGATGACTCTTGACTTAAAAGGCTTCAGGAAACCAGGAGAGAAAACGTTTACTCAGCGCTGCAGGTTGTTTGTGGGTAATCTCCCAACTGACTTGACGGGGGAGGATTTCAAAAAGCTCTTTTCAAAATATGGAGAAGCCAACGAAGTGTTCATCAACAGAGACCGGGGATTCGGATTCATCCGGCTg GAAACCAGGATGCTGGCGGAGATCGCGAAAGCTGAGCTGGACGGAACCGTCATGAGGAACCGTCCAATCCGGATCCGCTTCGCCACCCACGGTTCAGCGCTGACGGTGCGCAATCTTTCCCAGACGGTGTCCAACGAGCTTCTGGAGCAGGCTTTCTCCCAGTTTGGACCCGTGGAAAGGGCCATTGTCGTGGTTGATGACCGTGGCAGACCGACTGGCAAAGGATTCGTGGAGTTTGCTTCAAAACCTGCTGCCCGCAAGGCCTTGGAGCGCTGTGGGGATGGGGCCCTTCTGCTGACAAC GTCACCCCGTCCTGCTATTGTTGAGCCAACAGAGCAGTTTGATGATGAAGACGGCCTACCCGAAAAGTTGCTGCAGAAATCTGCACAATATCACAA ggagagggagcagcccCCACGCTTTGCCCAGCCGGGCACCTTTGAGTTTGAGTACTCCTCTCGCTGGAAGGCCCTGGATGAGATGGAGAAGCAGCAGCGCGATCAGGTGGACCGGAACATCCGCGAGGCCAAGGAGAAACTGGAGGCCGAGATGGAGGCCGCACGACACGAGCATCAGCTCATGATGATGAGACAAG ATCTAATGAGGCGTCAGGAGGAGCTGAGACGTTTGGAAGAGCTGAGGAACCAGGAGCTTCAGAAGCGGAAGCACATAGAAATGAG GCacgaggaggagaggaggaggcgggaggAGGAAATGATGCGCCATCGGGAGCAGGAGGAGATGAGACGGCAACCGGACGGGTACAAGCCTAACTACATGGACAGC
- the LOC118213745 gene encoding paraspeckle component 1-like isoform X6, protein MTNMANRNLKQVNIHNSAPSPRPHSTSRNSESPAAEQGPKMEGPTTSTTDSISDSGAGEPLEMTLDLKGFRKPGEKTFTQRCRLFVGNLPTDLTGEDFKKLFSKYGEANEVFINRDRGFGFIRLETRMLAEIAKAELDGTVMRNRPIRIRFATHGSALTVRNLSQTVSNELLEQAFSQFGPVERAIVVVDDRGRPTGKGFVEFASKPAARKALERCGDGALLLTTSPRPAIVEPTEQFDDEDGLPEKLLQKSAQYHKEREQPPRFAQPGTFEFEYSSRWKALDEMEKQQRDQVDRNIREAKEKLEAEMEAARHEHQLMMMRQDLMRRQEELRRLEELRNQELQKRKHIEMRHEEERRRREEEMMRHREQEEMRRQPDGYKPNYMDSVFSGMMRTAAMLPVLLQMSGFSSLKTEGKVTD, encoded by the exons ATGACTAACATGGCTAACCGAAATCTTAAACAGGTTAATATACACAACAGCGCTCCGTCACCCAGACCCCATAGCACCAGTCGCAATTCGGAGTCGCCTGCCGCCGAACAAGGGCCAAAGATGGAGGGACCAACAACGTCAACTACCGATTCCATTTCTGACTCTGGCGCTGGTGAGCCACTGGAGATGACTCTTGACTTAAAAGGCTTCAGGAAACCAGGAGAGAAAACGTTTACTCAGCGCTGCAGGTTGTTTGTGGGTAATCTCCCAACTGACTTGACGGGGGAGGATTTCAAAAAGCTCTTTTCAAAATATGGAGAAGCCAACGAAGTGTTCATCAACAGAGACCGGGGATTCGGATTCATCCGGCTg GAAACCAGGATGCTGGCGGAGATCGCGAAAGCTGAGCTGGACGGAACCGTCATGAGGAACCGTCCAATCCGGATCCGCTTCGCCACCCACGGTTCAGCGCTGACGGTGCGCAATCTTTCCCAGACGGTGTCCAACGAGCTTCTGGAGCAGGCTTTCTCCCAGTTTGGACCCGTGGAAAGGGCCATTGTCGTGGTTGATGACCGTGGCAGACCGACTGGCAAAGGATTCGTGGAGTTTGCTTCAAAACCTGCTGCCCGCAAGGCCTTGGAGCGCTGTGGGGATGGGGCCCTTCTGCTGACAAC GTCACCCCGTCCTGCTATTGTTGAGCCAACAGAGCAGTTTGATGATGAAGACGGCCTACCCGAAAAGTTGCTGCAGAAATCTGCACAATATCACAA ggagagggagcagcccCCACGCTTTGCCCAGCCGGGCACCTTTGAGTTTGAGTACTCCTCTCGCTGGAAGGCCCTGGATGAGATGGAGAAGCAGCAGCGCGATCAGGTGGACCGGAACATCCGCGAGGCCAAGGAGAAACTGGAGGCCGAGATGGAGGCCGCACGACACGAGCATCAGCTCATGATGATGAGACAAG ATCTAATGAGGCGTCAGGAGGAGCTGAGACGTTTGGAAGAGCTGAGGAACCAGGAGCTTCAGAAGCGGAAGCACATAGAAATGAG GCacgaggaggagaggaggaggcgggaggAGGAAATGATGCGCCATCGGGAGCAGGAGGAGATGAGACGGCAACCGGACGGGTACAAGCCTAACTACATGGACAGC